Part of the Siniperca chuatsi isolate FFG_IHB_CAS linkage group LG6, ASM2008510v1, whole genome shotgun sequence genome, aggaaaaagtaatagcaaaaaatataatacaggtcagaaaatagaTTAAGTAccaggaagaaaaaggaaagctaaaagtttgaaaaagtaagacgacgagatggagctacggcaacaggcagcatgcacgttggcgcatgcgcactaagtTAGCTTGTGGTTATACTTCTCTTCGACACAAAAGCTCATATTTGATCATGttcacctgctcacctgttgcCTTGGAGATATTGTTATAcagctgtatgtgttttatgCTCATCCATGTTGACGTAAAAGTTgaacgtaaaaaaaaaacattcttcaccttggaaacagtaaTTGACACatcattgtcaattttatatctTTTCGTTTTTACCTGCAAACTGTCAGACATCTTTTCTCTAAATCTTGTATGAaatttgaatttctttttggCAAGTAATTTCTCCTGCTTCTAATTCTACTGCTGATGTAAAGCCCTCAGGTTTAGGtgcagtgtgtatgtacagtcaCTCGCTCCATCTGTAGCCTTTAAGACACATTCTGTGGTTCAAACCCTCTGAGATAGAAACATCTAATAATACtccctgttttattattattattgatcagGTTTTCATGCTACAATATGTGGCCATATGTATATGGCACCAATAAAGTtatcaataataaatgaattttAACTTGGGTTTAAATTCAGCTTTTCTGTGAAGAAAATGACTATGTCcccctataattagtaccaaatgaAACCGTTATTTCCAAGAAACTTATTACGAAATCATTCTAAAATCTCAGACACTTTTTGGatgattaaacaaatgttttccttCCTTTAAAGTTTCCAAATGAAATGTCGGCAGTGGCTTTCAAAAGTCTTAGTttgactgacgtccatcagtgCCCTGTGTACTGTAACCACCAACACAAAAAACTTAAAGAAGACTTTTTAGTGTACATCATGTATATTTAATAGTATTAGTATTGTGTACAACTGAGACACAGCTCAACATACTTTCTAAGAATACAATCAGTTGAATCTGGCGATAATATTCAGGTTATACATCAAAGTAACTATTACATTACCAATCAGAGAGGTTTATATGTCACCACTCCAAAGCTTACAGCAAAGCAAATTTTATACAGAGTGTATAATGTTCTCATACAAACCTAAAATACAGTGCtaaggaaaataataaacacagcagGAATATAGTAAACACCACGGTTACATGTAAGTTAAGAAAAGGAACATCTGATCAAAATCTATTTGaactaataatgtaatttactgAATTATGTAATGACATTTGAACATGTCCACAGTGGATGTTATTTAAAGGACCACGCCAGTGTTACTGAATGATTCAGTTTCATACAGATCGAGTACACTACTGCTGACAGTTTCTCGGTGCAAATGTATAGTTAGTTTCAATGGAATCACCCTCAGAGGATTCACTTGCAGGGTGAAGTAAATCTGGGCCAAACTTGACTTAATGTCACTGTGATCAGTGGGTCTTCACTGTTAAGTTTCTCacttccatttttattttattttaagaagtAATCTTTTCCACAATTTCCACAAATATTTTCCACAAGTTTTCCTAATGTGTATGTAATCAAATTAATGAGtaattaaagatttttttaggTAAAGGGGATACCTACATTTCTTTCTGGATTTAGAACCAGTTCTGTTAAAAACTCTATGGCTTTTGCAGGTTCGCCAGAAACTCCTCTATTTCTCTACACCTTTGGTTCCTGCCTTTTTCTTTAATCTTCTTCAGAACTCTGATGCTGCTCTTACGATAGAAGGATTGTTGTGGTATCTCAACCACCTTCATGTGATATGTTATTGACCTGTCACGATCCTGCCGATAGAAGTTTAAATATATTGCATAGTTGTTGTAAAGCATCTGTTTGTCTTTAGGTTCCAGGTCGCTTTTTAGCAGTTCCTGGTACATCCCATCAGCTTTATCCAGATTTGACTTTGCGTATATATTTGCGAGGTCTATTTTCTTATCAAATGAAGAATGAGGGTAAAGAGAAATCACCTCCTTATGGAGACTGATTGCTCTGTCTATCACGCTTTTTTCTGGGCGACTTTCCTCGGAAGATGTGATCTTCCATTTGTAGCAGAGTGCAACACATGACTTCAGATAACGTACATCTGGATGGTTTTCCAGAGCCTCCTCTGCCAAATCAATGGCCTCATCAACAGATACATATTTCTTGTAAACCCATAGTAATGCTTTCATACCGCTGCAGCTGATGACGGGATTTCTCAAAACCTGTCTGCCTAACTCACGCGCTTCATCTTTGattctttctcctttcttaGCACATTGCTCAAGGTAGTGAACTGCGAGGTGCAAGCTCTCTGGATCCTGCTCCTTGGCGATTCTCATTTTCTCCAAGACGTTAGCTTCCAGCTCTTTGTTGCTGAAATTAAAGGGACTGCCTAATGCTAACATATGGCTGGTGTGCCACTCCACCATGTCTGGCTGCATCCTGATGGCTCTCTCGAAGTAATCTGCAGCCTCTTTGTCTTTGATGCACTTCATCAGGGTCCAGGCTTTTTCCACGTAGATCTCTGGATGGAGCTCGTCCTGGGATGGAGATGGGTATGTATTCATCAGGGCGTCGACCTTCGACAGGTAAGCCTGACTCTCTGCTTGTTCTCCCAGGTGGTGGTGCAGCCAAGCCAGGTTCCCGTAGTTCACCACTAACCAGGGGCCCTCATCTGTGTTTCTCATCTGGCGGAAGGCCTCTGCAGCCCTGCTGAACAAACTCTGGGCGTCTTCGGTGAACCCCAGCTTGTACTGAATAAACCCCCGCAGGTTGTAAATGTGACCCagccagctgtttccctccTCGGTGCCGATGTCCTCCAGCTTGTCCCTGAGTCGGAAAAGTTTGAACCTGTTAGGGTCCAGATCCCAGGTGAAGTGGCACTGCAGGGCCTCCAGTTTGGACAGTGTTGTCGGACTCTGAGCAGCACTGATGgagaataaaaataacaaatattaaaactcatcatcagTACGTTCATACAGTACGCTCTGAAGGGTGCTATGTTTGGAGAACGACAGTTCATGTCatgtggagggagggagggaataaGGAATAAACAAAGTAAGGAAAAGTTAACGCACCAGTAGTAATgcaatgaaaaagtaaaagtgaaatataaaaGAGTGAATAAGGGAAGTAATGGATCAAGAATTTTACTTTCatgattcttgacttttgcaggACTTGCTTTTTATTAAACACATTACAGGGTTTTATTAGGAtgattctctctttttgtgtaaaaaataaagtgaaataaaaattaactaaaagattaattcattaaatgaaaacaaaatagaatTATTTAGCATTTCTCCAGTTTCTCCAGCAGAATTATATTCCTGGCAGTGTGGGACACAACTTTCAGAAAACAATCAATGATTGTTacaaagtagaaagaaaatacaaatgttaaaatCCCTATAACCCTGGCTgtaagggaagaaagaaaaaagaacaagtaACATAGAAGAGAGCAAAGTaagtaaagaataaagaaagaagggagagaaaagatcACAAGGAAATAATGGAGCACTCTGAGCAGTCATTGAAAACATCGTCATTGACTTGTAGGATCCATAATGTTCATATTTTGGGCTCTGGGACTCAATAATAAGACATTCAAAACATCATAATGTTACTCATTATTTACTTCTACACTTATATAAAATGTAGAAGCAGCTCCTCACCTCATCATTCAGCTGTTTCCtcgactctgcagttctctgAATATGCGTCAGTGTGGTTGATTTCTGCTCTTGATGCTGCTTCGGGTTCGCTGGCACAATGTCAGTGATGTCCAACTTCTATTTCGCTTTAAATGATTTGATGATGTTGAGCAGGTGTAACATGAAATGTTCATAATGAAACCGAAACGATTTTCAGATGCGGGACATTTGCATGTAAAGCCTAATATTTACGTGTGCAATGCTTTTGTAATTTAGCCAACAAAACCACAGCATTACAGTCAGACTTCATTACACTTTTGTGCAAAAGACTTTCATAAAGCCTTCACAACACTGTAAATCCCATCTTGACAGCAGCGTGTGACGTTGTGCTGCAGCATCCTCAGGACCAGATGAGTCTGACGGGAAAACTTTCCTCAGTACTCACAAAGAAGTTTCACACATCGCAGTGGATACATCAATTGTTAATCAGTctcattgtttacattttacttggaataaaataaaaacatcaaaattgaAAATCCTCCTTTTGTTCAGTCTTAAGGCGTCTTGACTTTCGTTTCCCGTGAATGGAAACCTACAGCCACATATCTGTCATACCTCCAGCCAGCTCATAACATTCTTCATTTTATTTCCGCTTCACCTTGCCACGTACCAATGCTCTCTGTCATTCCAGATCGAGCCACTCCCTCCAGCTCTGGAGTAACCCCTTTGCTGCCATTTCCCTCACCTGACCTTCCCCACCCATTCATTcaactgtttttcattttccagtCAGCCACAGTACTTATCCTGGGTCATCTCAATTCATTCAATGCCCCAGTGGTATtctcaggctgtctgagggtAGGGGCAGGGGCAGGGGCAGGGGCAGGTGTAGGGGCAGGTGCAGGGGCAGGTGAAGGTGCAGGGACAGTGGCAGGTGTAGGTGCAGGGACAGGTGTTTGTCTGCAGAGGCAGGGGCAGGGGCAGGGACGAAAAAGCACAAGGATGCAGTGCCATATAGGtattttctccactggaagggcatcTCAGAGGGCCTTGTCCTCAGAGGGCCCAGCCCTGTCTTGCTGTGTTTAGAAGCATTCACTAACCCTATGACATGGCTGGTACGCCACTCCACCCTGTCTGGTTGCATCCTGATCACTCTCTCGAAGTaatctgcagccagcagcttttTGTCTGCGCTGAACTTCATCAGGGTCCAGGCTTTTTCCGCGTAGATCTCCAGATGGAGCTCGTCCTGGGATGGAGATGGGTATTTATTCATCAGGGCGTCGACCTTCGACAGGTAAGCCTGACTCTCTGCTTGTTCTCCCAGGTGGTGGTGCAGCCAAGC contains:
- the LOC122878210 gene encoding interferon-induced protein with tetratricopeptide repeats 1B-like isoform X3: MMSAAQSPTTLSKLEALQCHFTWDLDPNRFKLFRLRDKLEDIGTEEGNSWLGHIYNLRGFIQYKLGFTEDAQSLFSRAAEAFRQMRNTDEGPWLVVNYGNLAWLHHHLGEQAESQAYLSKVDALMNTYPSPSQDELHPEIYVEKAWTLMKCIKDKEAADYFERAIRMQPDMVEWHTSHMLALGSPFNFSNKELEANVLEKMRIAKEQDPESLHLAVHYLEQCAKKGERIKDEARELGRQVLRNPVISCSGMKALLWVYKKYVSVDEAIDLAEEALENHPDVRYLKSCVALCYKWKITSSEESRPEKSVIDRAISLHKEVISLYPHSSFDKKIDLANIYAKSNLDKADGMYQELLKSDLEPKDKQMLYNNYAIYLNFYRQDRDRSITYHMKVVEIPQQSFYRKSSIRVLKKIKEKGRNQRCREIEEFLANLQKP
- the LOC122878210 gene encoding interferon-induced protein with tetratricopeptide repeats 1B-like isoform X2, with amino-acid sequence MMSAAQSPTTLESRLKALQCHFTWDLDPGRSKLLRLRDKLEDIAPEEGNSWLGHIYNLQGFIQYKLGFTEDAQSLFSRAAEAFRQMRNTDEGPWLVVNYGNLAWLHHHLGEQAESQAYLSKVDALMNKYPSPSQDELHLEIYAEKAWTLMKFSADKKLLAADYFERAIRMQPDMVEWHTSHMLALGSPFNFSNKELEANVLEKMRIAKEQDPESLHLAVHYLEQCAKKGERIKDEARELGRQVLRNPVISCSGMKALLWVYKKYVSVDEAIDLAEEALENHPDVRYLKSCVALCYKWKITSSEESRPEKSVIDRAISLHKEVISLYPHSSFDKKIDLANIYAKSNLDKADGMYQELLKSDLEPKDKQMLYNNYAIYLNFYRQDRDRSITYHMKVVEIPQQSFYRKSSIRVLKKIKEKGRNQRCREIEEFLANLQKP
- the LOC122878210 gene encoding interferon-induced protein with tetratricopeptide repeats 1B-like isoform X1, whose translation is MMSAAQSPTTLETRLKALQCHFTWDLDPGRSELFRLRDKLEDIGTEEGNSWLGHIYNLRGFIQDKLEDIGTEEGNSWLGHIYNLRGFIQYKLGFTEDAQSLFSRAAEAFRQMRNTDEGPWLVVNYGNLAWLHHHLGEQAESQAYLSKVDALMNTYPSPSQDELHPEIYVEKAWTLMKCIKDKEAADYFERAIRMQPDMVEWHTSHMLALGSPFNFSNKELEANVLEKMRIAKEQDPESLHLAVHYLEQCAKKGERIKDEARELGRQVLRNPVISCSGMKALLWVYKKYVSVDEAIDLAEEALENHPDVRYLKSCVALCYKWKITSSEESRPEKSVIDRAISLHKEVISLYPHSSFDKKIDLANIYAKSNLDKADGMYQELLKSDLEPKDKQMLYNNYAIYLNFYRQDRDRSITYHMKVVEIPQQSFYRKSSIRVLKKIKEKGRNQRCREIEEFLANLQKP